Proteins co-encoded in one Octopus sinensis linkage group LG6, ASM634580v1, whole genome shotgun sequence genomic window:
- the LOC115213522 gene encoding zinc finger protein 708-like isoform X2 codes for MNPQEVTKESEKLSYQCDICKKFLSSKGNLTIHKRIHAGGKQYHCDICGKPFMVKSNLTRHKYIHSEEKPYFCDICGKSFTQKDSLTYHKSIHTGEKPYHCNICGKSFAVRGKLNSHELTHTNERPHQCDICGKSFSHKSGLTYHKSLHTGEKPYHCDICGKSFIIRSNLTSHELTHTNERPHQCDICGKSFSQKSNLTTHKAIHTGEKPYHCDVCGKSFSQKVT; via the exons ATGAATCCTCAAGAGGTgacaaaagaaagtgaaaaattatcataccaatgtgatatctgtaaaaagtttCTATCTAGTAAGGGAAATCTCactattcacaaacgtattcatgcaGGAGGAAAgcaatatcactgtgatatctgtggaaagccTTTTATGGTGAAAAGTAACCTTaccagacacaaatacattcatagtgAAGAGAAACCATAtttttgtgatatctgtggtaaatcattcactcaaaaagatagccttacttatcacaaatctattcatacaggagagaaaccatatcactgcaatatctgtggtaaatcctttgcAGTAAGAGGTAAATTAAATTCTCATGAACTTACCCATACTAATGAGAGGCcacatcagtgtgatatttgtggtaaatctttctctcataaGAGTggccttacttatcacaaatcccttcatacaggagagaaaccatatcactgcgatatctgtggtaaatccttcataATAAGAAGTAATTTAACTTCTCATGAACTTACGCATACTAATGAGAGGCcacatcagtgtgatatttgtggcaaatcattctctcaaaaaagtaaCCTTACCACTCACAAAGcgattcatacaggagagaaaccatatca ctgtgatgtctgtggaaaatcattctctcaaaaagtcACTTGA
- the LOC115213522 gene encoding zinc finger protein 239-like isoform X1: MNPQEVTKESEKLSYQCDICKKFLSSKGNLTIHKRIHAGGKQYHCDICGKPFMVKSNLTRHKYIHSEEKPYFCDICGKSFTQKDSLTYHKSIHTGEKPYHCNICGKSFAVRGKLNSHELTHTNERPHQCDICGKSFSHKSGLTYHKSLHTGEKPYHCDICGKSFIIRSNLTSHELTHTNERPHQCDICGKSFSQKSNLTTHKAIHTGEKPYHCDICGKSFVQRQHLTTHEFTHNNERPYQCDICGKSFSQKCHFTHHKYTHTREKPYN; the protein is encoded by the coding sequence ATGAATCCTCAAGAGGTgacaaaagaaagtgaaaaattatcataccaatgtgatatctgtaaaaagtttCTATCTAGTAAGGGAAATCTCactattcacaaacgtattcatgcaGGAGGAAAgcaatatcactgtgatatctgtggaaagccTTTTATGGTGAAAAGTAACCTTaccagacacaaatacattcatagtgAAGAGAAACCATAtttttgtgatatctgtggtaaatcattcactcaaaaagatagccttacttatcacaaatctattcatacaggagagaaaccatatcactgcaatatctgtggtaaatcctttgcAGTAAGAGGTAAATTAAATTCTCATGAACTTACCCATACTAATGAGAGGCcacatcagtgtgatatttgtggtaaatctttctctcataaGAGTggccttacttatcacaaatcccttcatacaggagagaaaccatatcactgcgatatctgtggtaaatccttcataATAAGAAGTAATTTAACTTCTCATGAACTTACGCATACTAATGAGAGGCcacatcagtgtgatatttgtggcaaatcattctctcaaaaaagtaaCCTTACCACTCACAAAGcgattcatacaggagagaaaccatatcactgcgatatctgtggtaaatcctttgtACAAAGACAGCATTTGACTACTCATGAATTTACCCATAATAATGAgaggccatatcagtgtgatatttgtggcaaatcattctctcaaaaatgtcACTTTACtcatcacaaatacactcacacaagagagaaaccatataactga
- the LOC115213522 gene encoding putative zinc finger protein 702 isoform X3 encodes MNPQEVTKESEKLSYQCDICKKFLSSKGNLTIHKRIHAGGKQYHCDICGKPFMVKSNLTRHKYIHSEEKPYFCDICGKSFTQKDSLTYHKSIHTGEKPYHCNICGKSFSQKSNLTTHKAIHTGEKPYHCDICGKSFVQRQHLTTHEFTHNNERPYQCDICGKSFSQKCHFTHHKYTHTREKPYN; translated from the exons ATGAATCCTCAAGAGGTgacaaaagaaagtgaaaaattatcataccaatgtgatatctgtaaaaagtttCTATCTAGTAAGGGAAATCTCactattcacaaacgtattcatgcaGGAGGAAAgcaatatcactgtgatatctgtggaaagccTTTTATGGTGAAAAGTAACCTTaccagacacaaatacattcatagtgAAGAGAAACCATAtttttgtgatatctgtggtaaatcattcactcaaaaagatagccttacttatcacaaatctattcatacaggagagaaaccatatcactgcaatatctgtg gcaaatcattctctcaaaaaagtaaCCTTACCACTCACAAAGcgattcatacaggagagaaaccatatcactgcgatatctgtggtaaatcctttgtACAAAGACAGCATTTGACTACTCATGAATTTACCCATAATAATGAgaggccatatcagtgtgatatttgtggcaaatcattctctcaaaaatgtcACTTTACtcatcacaaatacactcacacaagagagaaaccatataactga
- the LOC115213396 gene encoding glucocorticoid modulatory element-binding protein 1-like isoform X1 gives MTEDSAGVITVTCGNLVGKLHMKKFICPGIHRECIEFEGRFISPKLFSVMGEKEKLKDWKNAVRINGIQLRKYIESGQLDFTNHQEMCTGRCVPRVPLKTMVFDDGTLAPISTLLAGTGISIKENNYLYVSEQTSGKIAEPVGSQYTYVNQSQNQDDPDIKPSVQVLHRAVTAENTEEQQPPDVLQTFPRASSTGEMAYVGAQPGGSESQLFWKGIIELGLADEIFREIKTTLDNLKYNLIRNQCPLEEVRKVSRVVSELGLTSKLKYRLAAHKTDMER, from the exons ATGACTGAAGATAGTGCAGGGGTGATAACAGTCACCTGTGGAAATTTGGTTGGCAAACTACATATGAAGAAATTTATTTGTCCTGGCATTCACCGAGAATGTATTGAGTTTGAAGGCCGTTTTATCTCTCCAAAACTGTTTTCTGTCATGGGCGAGAAAGAAAAGCTGAAAGACTGGAAGAATGCTGTTCGAATAAATGGCATCCAACTCAG GAAGTACATTGAATCAGGACAGTTGGATTTTACTAATCACCAAGAGATGTGTACAGGTCGCTGTGTACCGCGAGTACCATTGAAGACAATGGTATTTGATGATGGCACTTTGGCCCCAATCTCAACTCTGCTGGCAGGGACTGGGATTAGcattaaagaaaacaattatCTCTATGTTTCTGAACAGACTTCTGGCAAAATTGCTGAACCAGTAGGAAGTCAGTATACATATGTTAATCAATCTCAAAACCAAGATGACCCCGATATCAAACCAAGTGTACAGGTTCTGCATAGAGCTGTGACAGCTGAAAACACTGAAGAACAACAACCACCTGATG TTTTACAGACATTTCCTCGTGCTAGTTCTACTGGTGAGATGGCTTATGTTGGAGCACAGCCCGGTGGCTCTG AAAGTCAACTGTTTTGGAAAGGAATCATTGAGCTCGGTCTTGCTGATGAAATATTTCGGGAAATCAAGACCACCTTGGacaatctaaaatataatctcaTTCGAAACCAATGTCCACTTGAAG AGGTACGGAAGGTTTCAAGAGTTGTCAGTGAACTGGGTTTGACATCGAAACTGAAATACAGGTTAGCAGCTCACAAAACTGACATGGAACGATAG
- the LOC115213396 gene encoding glucocorticoid modulatory element-binding protein 2-like isoform X2, which produces MTEDSAGVITVTCGNLVGKLHMKKFICPGIHRECIEFEGRFISPKLFSVMGEKEKLKDWKNAVRINGIQLRKYIESGQLDFTNHQEMCTGRCVPRVPLKTMVFDDGTLAPISTLLAGTGISIKENNYLYVSEQTSGKIAEPVGSQYTYVNQSQNQDDPDIKPSVQVLHRAVTAENTEEQQPPDESQLFWKGIIELGLADEIFREIKTTLDNLKYNLIRNQCPLEEVRKVSRVVSELGLTSKLKYRLAAHKTDMER; this is translated from the exons ATGACTGAAGATAGTGCAGGGGTGATAACAGTCACCTGTGGAAATTTGGTTGGCAAACTACATATGAAGAAATTTATTTGTCCTGGCATTCACCGAGAATGTATTGAGTTTGAAGGCCGTTTTATCTCTCCAAAACTGTTTTCTGTCATGGGCGAGAAAGAAAAGCTGAAAGACTGGAAGAATGCTGTTCGAATAAATGGCATCCAACTCAG GAAGTACATTGAATCAGGACAGTTGGATTTTACTAATCACCAAGAGATGTGTACAGGTCGCTGTGTACCGCGAGTACCATTGAAGACAATGGTATTTGATGATGGCACTTTGGCCCCAATCTCAACTCTGCTGGCAGGGACTGGGATTAGcattaaagaaaacaattatCTCTATGTTTCTGAACAGACTTCTGGCAAAATTGCTGAACCAGTAGGAAGTCAGTATACATATGTTAATCAATCTCAAAACCAAGATGACCCCGATATCAAACCAAGTGTACAGGTTCTGCATAGAGCTGTGACAGCTGAAAACACTGAAGAACAACAACCACCTGATG AAAGTCAACTGTTTTGGAAAGGAATCATTGAGCTCGGTCTTGCTGATGAAATATTTCGGGAAATCAAGACCACCTTGGacaatctaaaatataatctcaTTCGAAACCAATGTCCACTTGAAG AGGTACGGAAGGTTTCAAGAGTTGTCAGTGAACTGGGTTTGACATCGAAACTGAAATACAGGTTAGCAGCTCACAAAACTGACATGGAACGATAG